A single window of Vibrio campbellii CAIM 519 = NBRC 15631 = ATCC 25920 DNA harbors:
- a CDS encoding HAD family hydrolase yields the protein MNYQAAIFDMDGLLLDTERVCMRIFQEACGAQSLPFYKDVYLSIIGRNAAGIEVIFRKAYGDDLDRLHHEWRTRYDAVVKHQAIPVKEGVVELLEWLKQQGLPIAVATSTAKEVARKKLDLAGLSKYFDNLTTGCEVSHGKPDPEIYLLAASRLNVDPTKCLAFEDSNNGVRSAVAANMVTFQIPDLVEPCAEVRDFGHAIVPSLHDALFELKKA from the coding sequence ATGAATTATCAAGCTGCTATTTTCGATATGGATGGACTGCTCCTCGATACAGAGCGAGTGTGCATGCGCATTTTCCAAGAAGCGTGTGGGGCACAAAGCCTCCCATTCTACAAAGACGTTTACCTTTCAATCATTGGTCGCAACGCGGCGGGCATTGAGGTCATTTTCCGCAAAGCTTACGGTGATGATTTAGATCGCCTTCATCACGAATGGCGCACTCGCTACGATGCGGTTGTAAAACATCAAGCCATTCCAGTAAAAGAAGGCGTGGTAGAACTGCTTGAGTGGCTAAAACAGCAAGGTTTACCCATTGCCGTTGCGACTTCTACTGCAAAAGAAGTAGCGAGAAAAAAGTTGGATCTGGCGGGTTTGAGCAAGTATTTCGACAACTTAACCACGGGCTGTGAGGTCTCACATGGAAAGCCAGATCCAGAGATCTATCTGCTTGCAGCAAGTCGACTAAACGTTGACCCAACCAAATGTCTTGCCTTTGAAGATTCCAATAATGGCGTACGCTCTGCGGTAGCAGCTAACATGGTCACTTTCCAAATCCCAGACCTTGTTGAGCCTTGCGCAGAAGTGCGTGATTTTGGCCATGCGATCGTTCCTTCACTGCATGACGCATTATTCGAGCTTAAAAAAGCGTAG